The following proteins are encoded in a genomic region of Cellulomonas sp. ES6:
- a CDS encoding UDP-N-acetylmuramoyl-L-alanyl-D-glutamate--2,6-diaminopimelate ligase, which produces MTSPQGRLRPEHPHRRRVADLAAAAGLVSAGPEVPGDLLTSGVTVASGDVLPGDVFVGVPGAHTHGAAHAPQAVAAGAVAVVTDAAGAALLSGEPALRDVPVLLSDDPRAVAGILAAELHDHPGRHLTTVGVTGTNGKTTTTYFVEAALRRQHGRTVVMGTVELRIGDEAIESPRTTVEAPVLQSILALGLERGATAAAMEVSSHALALGRVNGLELDVAGFTNLQRDHLDFHGDMEGYFQAKAQLFRPGRARHAVVVVDDEWGRRLAAEAEIPVDTVATHVGSPESATADWAVTEADIGLDGVGSSFVLRGPDGAEHRAASPLPGLVNVSNAALAVVLAHRAGVPLADAIDAVGHASGVPGRMERVVERRPAPDERPLCLVDYAHTPDALVLALEAVRPITPGRLVIVFGSDGDRDRGKRPIMGRIAARLADVLVVTDENPRSEDPASIRAAILDGVREERPDLADVHEATSRTQAIHDALDLATELDTIIITGKGHEPTQEIAGVFHRYNDRDVLRAADAERTARQQQEQHA; this is translated from the coding sequence ATGACGTCCCCGCAGGGCCGGCTCCGGCCGGAGCACCCCCACCGCCGCCGGGTCGCCGACCTCGCCGCCGCCGCGGGCCTCGTCAGCGCCGGCCCCGAGGTGCCCGGCGACCTGCTGACCTCGGGCGTCACGGTCGCGAGCGGCGACGTGCTGCCGGGCGACGTGTTCGTCGGCGTGCCGGGCGCGCACACCCACGGCGCGGCCCACGCCCCGCAGGCGGTCGCCGCCGGCGCCGTGGCCGTGGTCACCGACGCCGCGGGCGCCGCGCTGCTGTCCGGCGAGCCCGCGCTGCGCGACGTGCCGGTGCTGCTGAGCGACGACCCGCGGGCCGTCGCCGGCATCCTCGCCGCCGAGCTGCACGACCACCCCGGCCGCCACCTCACGACCGTCGGCGTCACGGGCACCAACGGCAAGACGACCACGACGTACTTCGTCGAGGCAGCGCTGCGCCGACAGCACGGGCGCACGGTGGTGATGGGGACGGTCGAGCTGCGCATCGGCGACGAGGCGATCGAGAGCCCCCGCACCACGGTCGAGGCGCCGGTGCTCCAGTCGATCCTCGCCCTGGGGCTGGAGCGGGGCGCGACCGCCGCGGCGATGGAGGTGTCCTCGCACGCGCTCGCGCTCGGCCGCGTGAACGGGCTGGAGCTCGACGTCGCCGGCTTCACGAACCTCCAGCGCGACCACCTCGACTTCCACGGCGACATGGAGGGCTACTTCCAGGCGAAGGCCCAGCTGTTCCGGCCCGGTCGCGCCCGGCACGCCGTGGTCGTCGTCGACGACGAGTGGGGCCGTCGGCTCGCCGCCGAGGCGGAGATCCCGGTCGACACCGTCGCGACGCACGTCGGCTCCCCGGAGTCGGCCACGGCGGACTGGGCCGTCACCGAGGCCGACATCGGCCTGGACGGCGTCGGGTCCTCGTTCGTCCTGCGCGGGCCGGACGGCGCCGAGCACCGCGCGGCGAGCCCGCTGCCCGGGCTGGTCAACGTCTCGAACGCGGCGCTGGCGGTCGTCCTCGCCCACCGCGCCGGCGTCCCGCTCGCGGACGCGATCGACGCCGTCGGGCACGCCAGCGGCGTCCCCGGCCGGATGGAGCGGGTCGTCGAGCGCCGCCCGGCGCCGGACGAGCGCCCGCTGTGCCTCGTGGACTACGCCCACACCCCGGACGCGCTCGTCCTGGCGCTCGAGGCGGTCCGCCCGATCACGCCCGGCCGGCTCGTCATCGTGTTCGGCTCCGACGGCGACCGGGACCGCGGCAAGCGTCCGATCATGGGCCGGATCGCCGCGCGCCTCGCCGACGTGCTCGTCGTCACCGACGAGAACCCCCGCTCGGAGGACCCCGCGTCCATCCGGGCCGCGATCCTCGACGGGGTGCGCGAGGAGCGACCCGACCTGGCGGACGTGCACGAGGCCACGAGCCGCACGCAGGCGATCCACGACGCCCTCGACCTCGCGACGGAGCTGGACACCATCATCATCACCGGCAAGGGTCACGAGCCGACCCAGGAGATCGCCGGCGTCTTCCACCGCTACAACGACCGCGACGTCCTGCGCGCGGCCGACGCGGAGCGGACGGCCCGGCAGCAGCAGGAGCAGCACGCGTGA
- a CDS encoding MoxR family ATPase, which yields MPLAVPGASEMDELITVTDRMRAGIDRVVSGRPELVRTAVAVLLAEGHLLLEDVPGVGKTTLAKALARTIDCTVGRVQFTPDLLPSDLTGVTIYRAQTGEFEFRPGPVFSHVVIGDEINRASPKTQSALLESMQEAQVTVDGRTYPLPRPFLVVATQNPVEMEGTYPLPEAQRDRFMARLAVGYPTAEAEVAMLDLQETADPLDGLSAVTDAAQVTRLITTTRHLYASAAVKQYVVDLVGGTRADPALRLGASPRAAIQLLRAAKGLAAVAGRDHVLPDDVQDLAVAVLAHRVILSAESRLSGRTGQDVIGDLVARTAVPAPARAAVRDRTAAG from the coding sequence ATGCCGCTGGCCGTGCCCGGCGCGTCCGAGATGGACGAGCTCATCACCGTGACGGACCGGATGCGCGCCGGCATCGACCGCGTCGTCAGCGGCCGGCCGGAGCTGGTCCGCACCGCGGTCGCCGTGCTCCTCGCCGAGGGTCACCTGCTGCTCGAGGACGTGCCCGGAGTCGGCAAGACCACCCTCGCGAAGGCGCTGGCCCGCACGATCGACTGCACCGTCGGCCGGGTCCAGTTCACCCCCGACCTGCTGCCGAGCGACCTCACCGGCGTCACCATCTACCGCGCGCAGACGGGCGAGTTCGAGTTCCGGCCCGGTCCGGTGTTCTCCCACGTGGTGATCGGCGACGAGATCAACCGCGCCTCCCCGAAGACGCAGTCCGCCCTGCTGGAGTCCATGCAGGAGGCGCAGGTCACGGTGGACGGGCGGACCTACCCGCTGCCGCGGCCGTTCCTCGTCGTCGCGACGCAGAACCCGGTCGAGATGGAGGGCACGTACCCGCTGCCCGAGGCGCAGCGGGACCGGTTCATGGCGCGGCTCGCGGTCGGCTACCCGACCGCGGAGGCCGAGGTCGCGATGCTCGACCTGCAGGAGACCGCCGACCCGCTCGACGGGCTCTCGGCCGTGACGGACGCGGCGCAGGTGACGCGCCTGATCACGACCACCCGCCACCTGTACGCCTCGGCGGCGGTGAAGCAGTACGTCGTCGACCTCGTCGGCGGGACCCGTGCCGACCCGGCGCTGCGCCTCGGTGCCTCGCCGCGCGCCGCGATCCAGCTGCTGCGCGCCGCCAAGGGCCTCGCGGCGGTCGCCGGGCGCGACCACGTGCTGCCCGACGACGTGCAGGACCTGGCGGTCGCCGTCCTCGCGCACCGGGTCATCCTCAGCGCCGAGTCGCGGCTGTCCGGCCGCACCGGCCAGGACGTGATCGGCGACCTGGTGGCGCGCACCGCGGTGCCCGCCCCGGCGCGCGCGGCCGTCCGCGACCGGACCGCCGCGGGCTGA
- the mraZ gene encoding division/cell wall cluster transcriptional repressor MraZ, translating to MPFLGTHTPKLDDKGRLILPAKFRPQLAQGLVMTRGQDRCLFLLPLDEFARMHDKLRQAPVTSKQARDYLRVFLSGASDEVPDKQGRVSIPPMLRAYAGLDRDVAVIGAGTRVEVWDLQAWETYLAAQEAGYAETAEEVFPGAF from the coding sequence GTGCCGTTCCTCGGGACCCACACCCCCAAGCTCGACGACAAGGGGCGGCTGATCCTCCCGGCCAAGTTCCGCCCCCAGCTCGCGCAGGGCCTGGTCATGACGCGCGGCCAGGACCGCTGCCTGTTCCTGCTGCCGCTCGACGAGTTCGCCCGGATGCACGACAAGCTGCGCCAGGCCCCCGTCACCAGCAAGCAGGCCCGCGACTACCTGCGCGTGTTCCTGTCCGGAGCCTCCGACGAGGTCCCGGACAAGCAGGGGCGCGTGTCGATCCCGCCGATGCTGCGCGCCTACGCCGGCCTCGACCGCGACGTCGCCGTCATCGGCGCCGGCACCCGCGTCGAGGTCTGGGACCTCCAGGCCTGGGAGACCTACCTGGCCGCGCAGGAGGCCGGCTACGCGGAGACCGCCGAGGAGGTGTTCCCCGGAGCCTTCTGA
- a CDS encoding penicillin-binding protein 2 yields the protein MSTPPRRTPAPAGPARPAGVARRVPGTSAPRVPTQRGPRRAAVAGGPSITLLNRRRTVLVVVVALLLTVFSGRLVWLQGVQGQAMAAEALESRLTKATLVASRGQITDAEGEVLATSVDRYDIEANQRLIRTWSAKVDGTTYTGAAGAAQLLAPVLDANVAELGAKLDGDKGFVYVAKNVLPEVWQAVAELRINGITASQVADRVYPNGNLAGNLLGWVNAEGTGATGVEAVLDGELAGTPGSTTYERGRGGQQIPGGYQESTPAVDGRSVQLTINADIQWKAQQAIEQQVAATGADSGSIVALNTKTGEVLAIADSRTVDPNDPGKTQDLWSGSSAVSDVFEPGSTAKVITMAAAIETGLVDPYSQFEVPYQYTTPNNQTFKDSHEHAGLRLTTTGILAESSNTGTVMIGQNIPQQVRYDYLSKFGFGARTGIELPGESPGILHPSDDWDGRSKYAVLFGQSLSVTALQATEVFATIANGGTRIAPHLVAGWTEPDGTYTPAEAPEATQVVSPETAATVLSMMESAVDEGTGSAAAIPGYRVAGKTGTAQSWRADGSQGISASFIGVAPADDPAIAVSVVLHNPRTSEWGGTVAAPVFSEVAGYALTELGVAPSGTQPELFPTTW from the coding sequence GTGAGCACGCCGCCGCGCCGGACGCCCGCCCCGGCGGGGCCCGCCCGCCCGGCCGGCGTCGCGCGCCGCGTGCCCGGCACCTCCGCGCCGCGCGTCCCCACGCAGCGGGGGCCGCGTCGCGCCGCCGTCGCCGGCGGGCCCAGCATCACGCTGCTCAACCGCCGCCGCACCGTGCTGGTCGTCGTGGTGGCGCTGCTGCTGACGGTGTTCTCCGGCCGGCTCGTGTGGCTCCAGGGCGTGCAGGGGCAGGCGATGGCCGCGGAGGCGCTGGAGAGCCGCCTGACGAAGGCGACGCTCGTGGCCTCGCGCGGGCAGATCACGGACGCCGAGGGCGAGGTGCTCGCGACGTCCGTCGACCGGTACGACATCGAGGCCAACCAGCGGCTGATCCGCACCTGGTCGGCGAAGGTCGACGGCACCACGTACACGGGCGCGGCGGGGGCGGCGCAGCTCCTGGCGCCGGTGCTCGACGCGAACGTCGCGGAGCTCGGCGCGAAGCTGGACGGCGACAAGGGCTTCGTCTACGTCGCCAAGAACGTGCTGCCGGAGGTCTGGCAGGCGGTCGCCGAGCTGCGTATCAACGGCATCACGGCCAGCCAGGTGGCGGACCGCGTCTACCCGAACGGCAACCTCGCGGGCAACCTGCTGGGCTGGGTCAACGCCGAGGGGACCGGCGCCACGGGCGTCGAGGCGGTGCTCGACGGCGAGCTCGCCGGCACCCCGGGCAGCACGACGTACGAGCGGGGGCGCGGCGGCCAGCAGATCCCCGGCGGCTACCAGGAGTCGACCCCCGCGGTGGACGGGCGCAGCGTGCAGCTGACGATCAACGCGGACATCCAGTGGAAGGCGCAGCAGGCCATCGAGCAGCAGGTCGCCGCCACCGGTGCGGACTCCGGGTCCATCGTCGCGCTCAATACCAAGACCGGCGAGGTGCTCGCGATCGCCGACTCCCGCACGGTCGACCCGAACGACCCGGGCAAGACGCAGGACCTGTGGAGCGGGTCGAGCGCCGTGTCCGACGTGTTCGAGCCCGGCTCGACGGCGAAGGTCATCACGATGGCGGCGGCGATCGAGACCGGTCTCGTCGACCCGTACAGCCAGTTCGAGGTGCCCTACCAGTACACGACGCCGAACAACCAGACGTTCAAGGACTCGCACGAGCACGCGGGGCTGCGCCTGACGACCACCGGCATCCTCGCGGAGTCGTCGAACACCGGCACCGTCATGATCGGGCAGAACATCCCGCAGCAGGTCCGGTACGACTACCTGTCGAAGTTCGGCTTCGGCGCGCGGACCGGCATCGAGCTGCCGGGGGAGTCGCCCGGCATCCTGCACCCGTCCGACGACTGGGACGGCCGGTCCAAGTACGCCGTGCTGTTCGGGCAGTCGCTCTCCGTCACGGCGCTGCAGGCCACCGAGGTGTTCGCCACGATCGCCAACGGCGGCACCCGCATCGCGCCGCACCTCGTCGCGGGCTGGACCGAGCCGGACGGCACGTACACGCCGGCCGAGGCACCGGAGGCGACCCAGGTGGTCTCGCCGGAGACGGCCGCCACCGTGCTCAGCATGATGGAGAGCGCCGTCGACGAGGGCACCGGCTCGGCGGCCGCCATCCCGGGCTACCGCGTCGCGGGCAAGACCGGCACGGCCCAGTCCTGGCGCGCCGACGGCTCGCAGGGCATCTCGGCGTCGTTCATCGGCGTGGCCCCGGCCGACGACCCGGCCATCGCGGTCAGCGTCGTCCTGCACAACCCGCGCACGTCGGAGTGGGGCGGCACCGTCGCGGCCCCGGTGTTCTCCGAGGTGGCCGGCTACGCCCTCACGGAGCTCGGCGTGGCCCCCAGCGGCACCCAGCCCGAGCTGTTCCCGACGACCTGGTGA
- a CDS encoding DUF3488 and transglutaminase-like domain-containing protein: protein MSGSALRRGWRSPVATAVVAAATGTALGALSGLLAGSTWALHAVLAVAGAALVVLGVRTVSRSSWLPSTVALIVSAYALLAWYATPPGGNALLVGPGTLERAGQLGTQAAQLIEVSVVPMPVPPPVELLIVGAAVLVFLAADLLAVGCGMPALTGLALVAVWTPAVVLGFPGSTAALAATGFLYLVLLALAQPPVSRDRGGRRAATVLAGAAGLVVVTLAAGPVVAAVPAWSWLDLPDVGTGAVGPVRLADDLDLRDSLREQSSQVVLRYTVEAVDPEADGRPAATAGLVGPLRSFTLRDFDGRSWQRDPGAELTDWDRAGLLSSTPGLVGAAPDPARGTLVSVDVQVGALREQRLPVSTFPRTVAIDGRWSYDAARDEVVGQDRTQAGTRYDMVVEVPALDADLLRAATGDLPDGADAYLAVPGTEHEQDLRDLAAEITAGAGTAYDRALALQSYFRDGTQFRYDTSVEAGTSDDAVWDFLQSRRGYCVQFATAMTVLARTLDIPARLGVGFLPGDLGSDRSYRVTGADAHAWPELYFPGTGWVRFEPTPAVQTGPPPAWSNPFNATTPDTAPTTGTARPSAAPTPTTTSTASSSGGGLPGVTTADGTPAPLITLGVLVLVAAGVLGGIALRRRQQQGSRLTPEAAWRRLRDRLRRAGVGWSDAHTPRQAAAAVRDQVVERRGRPLSPEAEQALAALATAVERERYAPEPGLPAPAELQAWLAEVLTDVSTGSRPEAPGDPLPARG from the coding sequence GTGAGCGGCAGCGCGCTCCGGCGGGGCTGGCGCTCACCCGTCGCGACGGCCGTGGTGGCGGCGGCGACGGGCACCGCGCTCGGCGCGCTGTCGGGCCTGCTCGCCGGGAGCACCTGGGCGCTGCACGCCGTGCTCGCCGTCGCCGGCGCCGCGCTCGTGGTGCTCGGCGTGCGCACGGTCAGCCGGTCGTCGTGGCTGCCGTCCACGGTCGCGCTGATCGTCTCGGCGTACGCGCTGCTCGCCTGGTACGCGACGCCGCCCGGTGGCAACGCCCTGCTCGTCGGGCCCGGCACCCTCGAACGGGCGGGGCAGCTCGGCACGCAGGCCGCCCAGCTCATCGAGGTGTCCGTGGTGCCGATGCCGGTGCCCCCACCCGTCGAGCTGCTCATCGTCGGCGCCGCCGTCCTGGTGTTCCTCGCCGCGGACCTGCTCGCCGTCGGGTGCGGCATGCCCGCGCTCACCGGGCTGGCCCTCGTCGCGGTGTGGACGCCCGCCGTCGTCCTGGGCTTCCCCGGCAGCACCGCGGCGCTCGCCGCGACCGGGTTCCTCTACCTGGTCCTGCTCGCGCTCGCACAGCCACCGGTCAGCCGCGACCGCGGAGGACGGCGCGCCGCCACGGTCCTCGCCGGCGCCGCGGGCCTGGTCGTCGTCACGCTCGCGGCCGGACCCGTCGTGGCGGCCGTGCCCGCCTGGTCGTGGCTCGACCTGCCCGACGTGGGCACCGGCGCGGTCGGGCCGGTGCGTCTCGCCGACGACCTGGACCTGCGCGACAGCCTGCGCGAGCAGTCCTCGCAGGTGGTGCTGCGCTACACCGTCGAGGCGGTCGACCCCGAGGCCGACGGCCGCCCCGCCGCCACCGCCGGGCTCGTCGGACCGCTGCGCTCGTTCACCCTGCGCGACTTCGACGGCCGGTCCTGGCAGCGTGACCCCGGCGCGGAGCTCACGGACTGGGACCGGGCGGGGCTGCTGTCCTCCACGCCGGGCCTCGTGGGCGCCGCGCCCGACCCGGCGCGCGGCACCCTGGTCTCCGTCGACGTCCAGGTGGGGGCTCTGCGGGAGCAGCGCCTGCCGGTGAGCACGTTCCCCCGCACCGTCGCGATCGACGGCCGCTGGTCCTACGACGCCGCGCGGGACGAGGTCGTCGGCCAGGACCGGACGCAGGCGGGCACCCGGTACGACATGGTCGTCGAGGTGCCGGCGCTCGACGCGGACCTGCTGCGGGCCGCCACGGGCGACCTCCCGGACGGCGCCGACGCCTACCTCGCCGTCCCCGGCACGGAGCACGAGCAGGACCTGCGGGACCTCGCCGCGGAGATCACCGCCGGCGCGGGAACCGCCTACGACCGGGCCCTCGCGCTGCAGTCGTACTTCCGCGACGGCACGCAGTTCCGGTACGACACGTCCGTCGAGGCCGGCACCAGCGACGACGCCGTGTGGGACTTCCTGCAGAGCCGGCGGGGGTACTGCGTCCAGTTCGCCACCGCGATGACCGTGCTCGCCCGCACGCTCGACATCCCGGCCCGCCTCGGCGTCGGGTTCCTGCCGGGCGACCTCGGGTCGGACCGCTCGTACCGGGTCACGGGCGCCGACGCCCACGCGTGGCCGGAGCTGTACTTCCCCGGAACCGGCTGGGTGCGGTTCGAGCCCACCCCCGCCGTCCAGACCGGCCCTCCCCCCGCGTGGAGCAACCCCTTCAACGCCACCACACCGGACACCGCCCCGACCACCGGCACGGCGCGACCGAGCGCCGCCCCGACCCCGACCACGACGTCCACCGCGTCGAGCAGCGGCGGCGGCCTCCCGGGGGTGACGACCGCCGACGGCACCCCCGCCCCGCTCATCACGCTCGGTGTGCTCGTGCTCGTCGCCGCCGGTGTGCTGGGCGGCATCGCGCTGCGCCGGCGGCAGCAGCAGGGCTCCCGCCTCACCCCCGAGGCGGCGTGGCGACGGCTGCGGGACCGCCTGCGGCGCGCGGGCGTCGGGTGGTCCGACGCGCACACGCCCCGGCAGGCCGCCGCGGCGGTCCGCGACCAGGTGGTGGAGCGCCGCGGTCGCCCGCTGTCCCCCGAGGCGGAGCAGGCGCTCGCCGCGCTCGCCACCGCGGTCGAGCGGGAGCGCTACGCCCCGGAGCCCGGCCTGCCGGCGCCCGCCGAGCTGCAGGCGTGGCTCGCGGAGGTGCTGACGGACGTCAGCACGGGGAGCCGGCCGGAGGCGCCGGGCGACCCGCTGCCGGCGCGGGGCTGA
- a CDS encoding DUF58 domain-containing protein — MVAGLVVAAAGTGLGSTDLLTLGTLPVLLVLLGLAAVGVVDPGRGNALRTRRTVRPDPVHAGRTADVQVEVALARGASRARLTDLRLREQAAVELSGGRPLRAAVSREPRAVRLRYPVQATRRGRWALGPLVVTRTDPFGVAQVRATLGARETVTVWPAVVELPVPRELLVAEPERSVVGARSPASDDAALRDYRVGDDLRRVHWPSSARRGELVVRSDERAGMRPVTVLLDQPGPGDALEWSISLAASVALAVRAAGHPTHLLTGAPADDRGLVDVGMPAAQQLLDATVDLAGHPDPASAERALLAELGAVDEADGGSGLVVAVLGAQGGAGRAALAEVSRTRPSWAVVRGDDADEPAAATARALRRAGWRVVLAAPGSDLAAAWWRLTGATT, encoded by the coding sequence GTGGTCGCGGGCCTCGTGGTGGCCGCGGCGGGCACCGGGCTCGGCTCGACCGACCTGCTCACGCTCGGCACGCTCCCCGTGCTGCTCGTCCTGCTGGGCCTGGCGGCCGTCGGCGTCGTCGACCCGGGCCGCGGGAACGCGCTGCGGACGCGGCGGACGGTGCGGCCCGACCCCGTGCACGCCGGGCGGACCGCCGACGTGCAGGTGGAGGTCGCCCTGGCCCGTGGCGCCTCGCGCGCACGGCTGACCGACCTGCGGCTGCGCGAGCAGGCCGCCGTCGAGCTGTCCGGCGGCCGGCCGCTGCGCGCCGCCGTCTCCCGGGAGCCGCGCGCCGTGCGCCTGCGCTACCCCGTCCAGGCCACCCGCCGCGGGCGGTGGGCGCTGGGACCGCTCGTGGTCACCCGCACCGACCCGTTCGGCGTCGCGCAGGTGCGGGCCACGCTCGGCGCGCGCGAGACGGTCACTGTGTGGCCCGCCGTCGTCGAGCTGCCCGTCCCGCGCGAGCTGCTGGTCGCCGAGCCGGAGCGGTCCGTCGTCGGCGCGCGCTCCCCCGCGTCCGACGACGCCGCGCTGCGCGACTACCGCGTCGGCGACGACCTGCGCCGCGTGCACTGGCCGAGCAGCGCCCGGCGCGGCGAGCTCGTCGTGCGCTCCGACGAGCGCGCCGGGATGCGCCCCGTGACCGTGCTGCTCGACCAGCCCGGCCCCGGCGACGCGCTGGAGTGGAGCATCTCCCTGGCCGCGTCCGTCGCGCTCGCCGTCCGCGCGGCCGGCCACCCCACGCACCTGCTCACCGGGGCGCCGGCCGACGACCGCGGGCTCGTCGACGTCGGCATGCCGGCCGCGCAGCAGCTCCTGGACGCCACCGTCGACCTCGCCGGGCACCCGGACCCCGCGTCGGCGGAGCGCGCGCTGCTCGCCGAGCTCGGCGCCGTGGACGAGGCCGACGGCGGGTCCGGGCTGGTCGTGGCGGTGCTGGGCGCGCAGGGCGGCGCCGGGCGCGCGGCGCTCGCCGAGGTCAGCCGCACCCGGCCCTCCTGGGCGGTGGTCCGGGGGGACGACGCCGACGAGCCCGCCGCCGCCACCGCCCGCGCCCTGCGCCGGGCGGGCTGGCGCGTCGTCCTAGCCGCGCCCGGCTCCGACCTCGCGGCCGCCTGGTGGCGGCTGACCGGGGCGACGACGTGA
- a CDS encoding DUF3040 domain-containing protein — MPLSEYEQRVLEQMERQLTSDDPRLANTLTSRGRKPVLRYVLGGIGAVAGLLLLVGGAAASEVWLGVLGFVVMFASVAIAFTRPRRSSAAGPTGVVRPDGSTAPRPAPRKKGFMNRMEDRWDRRRDQGR, encoded by the coding sequence TGCCTCTCTCCGAGTACGAGCAACGTGTACTGGAGCAGATGGAGCGTCAGCTCACGTCTGACGATCCCCGGCTCGCGAACACGCTCACCTCGCGTGGGCGGAAGCCGGTCCTGCGGTACGTCCTGGGCGGCATCGGTGCCGTCGCCGGGCTGCTGCTGCTGGTGGGTGGTGCCGCCGCGTCCGAGGTCTGGCTCGGGGTGCTCGGCTTCGTCGTGATGTTCGCGTCCGTGGCGATCGCGTTCACCCGACCGCGCCGCAGCAGCGCCGCCGGCCCGACCGGCGTCGTCCGGCCCGACGGCAGCACGGCGCCGCGGCCCGCGCCGCGCAAGAAGGGCTTCATGAACCGCATGGAGGACCGCTGGGACCGTCGGCGGGACCAGGGCCGCTGA
- the rsmH gene encoding 16S rRNA (cytosine(1402)-N(4))-methyltransferase RsmH — protein sequence MSEHDAASRHTPVLLQRCLDLLAPALAAPGSVLVDATLGMGGHSEGVLAALPHVRVVGVDRDPEALRLASARLAPFGDRFTPVHAVYDEIPEVLERLGLPGVQGVLMDLGVSSLQLDEAERGFSYAQDAPLDMRMDPTRGRTAADVLNTYDEAELTRVLREYGEERFAGRIARRIVQARATAPVERSGQLVDLVRAGIPAAARQTGGNPAKRTFQALRIEVNDELAVLGRAVPAAVEALVVGGRIVVEAYQSLEDRLVKRAFAAGAEISAPPGLPVVPETHAPYLRLLTRGAEEADAAEIARNPRSQSVRLRAAERLRPTPEHLRPGAGAPPHGARGRGSRRTETGRRTDTTRTTGPRRTA from the coding sequence ATGTCCGAGCACGACGCCGCGTCGCGGCACACGCCCGTGCTCCTGCAGCGCTGCCTCGACCTGCTCGCCCCGGCGCTCGCCGCGCCCGGGTCGGTCCTGGTCGACGCGACGCTCGGCATGGGCGGGCACAGCGAGGGCGTGCTCGCGGCGCTGCCGCACGTGCGGGTCGTCGGCGTGGACCGCGACCCGGAGGCGCTGCGGCTCGCCTCGGCGCGGCTCGCGCCGTTCGGCGACCGGTTCACCCCGGTGCACGCCGTGTACGACGAGATCCCCGAGGTGCTCGAGCGGCTCGGCCTCCCCGGCGTCCAGGGCGTGCTCATGGACCTCGGCGTGTCGTCGCTGCAGCTCGACGAGGCGGAGCGCGGGTTCTCCTACGCCCAGGACGCCCCGCTGGACATGCGGATGGACCCGACCCGCGGCCGCACCGCGGCCGACGTCCTCAACACCTACGACGAGGCCGAGCTGACCCGGGTGCTGCGCGAGTACGGCGAGGAGCGGTTCGCCGGTCGCATCGCCCGCCGCATCGTGCAGGCGCGCGCGACCGCGCCGGTGGAGCGGTCCGGCCAGCTCGTGGACCTGGTGCGCGCGGGCATCCCCGCCGCGGCGCGCCAGACCGGGGGCAACCCCGCCAAGCGGACGTTCCAGGCCCTGCGCATCGAGGTGAACGACGAGCTCGCCGTGCTCGGGCGGGCGGTCCCGGCGGCGGTCGAGGCGCTCGTCGTCGGCGGGCGGATCGTCGTCGAGGCGTACCAGTCGCTGGAGGACCGGCTCGTGAAGCGCGCGTTCGCGGCGGGCGCCGAGATCAGCGCGCCGCCCGGGCTGCCCGTGGTGCCGGAGACCCACGCCCCCTACCTGCGGCTGCTGACGCGCGGCGCCGAGGAGGCCGACGCCGCGGAGATCGCCCGCAACCCGCGCTCCCAGTCGGTCCGGCTGCGGGCCGCCGAGCGGCTGCGGCCGACGCCGGAGCACCTGCGTCCCGGCGCCGGTGCCCCGCCCCACGGCGCCCGCGGACGCGGCTCGCGCCGCACCGAGACCGGCCGCCGCACCGACACGACCCGCACCACCGGACCGAGGAGAACCGCATGA